In a genomic window of Sinorhizobium meliloti:
- the gfa gene encoding S-(hydroxymethyl)glutathione synthase, which translates to MLKLHPSIDNGFPPASPGFAGGTLKCKCATNPVTVRIGSQTAHNHACGCTKCWKPEGAIFAQIAVVGRDNVNVTSGAEKLQVVDPSATIQRYACRDCGTHMYGRIENTKHPFYGLDFVHTELSDETGWSPPEFAAFVSSIIESGVNPESMPEIRARLTELGLQPYDCLSPPLMDAIATHIAKQTGALPA; encoded by the coding sequence ATGCTCAAGCTACATCCGTCCATCGACAACGGCTTTCCGCCTGCCAGTCCGGGCTTTGCCGGCGGTACGCTGAAATGCAAATGCGCCACAAATCCGGTGACCGTGCGGATCGGCTCGCAGACGGCGCACAATCATGCTTGCGGCTGCACCAAATGCTGGAAGCCCGAGGGTGCGATCTTCGCCCAGATCGCCGTCGTCGGCCGCGACAACGTGAACGTCACCTCAGGTGCGGAGAAACTGCAGGTCGTCGATCCGAGCGCGACGATCCAGCGTTACGCCTGCCGCGATTGCGGCACGCACATGTATGGCCGGATCGAAAACACCAAGCATCCCTTCTACGGCCTCGATTTCGTCCATACCGAACTCAGCGACGAAACGGGCTGGTCGCCGCCCGAATTCGCGGCCTTCGTTTCTTCGATCATCGAAAGCGGTGTGAACCCGGAGAGCATGCCGGAGATACGCGCAAGGCTGACCGAGCTCGGCCTGCAGCCCTATGATTGTCTGTCTCCGCCGCTGATGGACGCGATCGCCACGCATATCGCCAAACAGACCGGCGCCCTGCCGGCCTGA
- a CDS encoding ABC transporter ATP-binding protein yields the protein MIGLDISHVSYSYGKSRALDDVSFSVTTGRFCALLGPNGAGKSTLFALLTRLLATRAGTIGVAGFDIAREPRAALARIGVVFQQPTLDLDMSVRRNLRYFAGLHGLSGRQAAAAIEAALTQLGMAERADEQVRALNGGHRRRMEIARALIHKPQILLLDEPTVGLDAASRQAITDHVHLLAASGLAVLWATHLVDEIRPEDQVVVLHRGKVLSDGTAAELAGGQGLAKAFLSMTAENREVSA from the coding sequence ATGATCGGGCTCGACATCAGCCATGTCAGCTACAGCTACGGAAAGTCACGGGCGCTGGACGATGTCAGCTTCTCCGTCACGACCGGTCGGTTCTGCGCGCTGCTCGGGCCGAACGGCGCCGGCAAATCGACGCTGTTCGCTCTTCTGACGCGGCTGCTCGCGACAAGGGCCGGCACGATCGGCGTGGCCGGCTTCGACATTGCGCGCGAGCCGCGTGCGGCGCTCGCGCGCATCGGAGTGGTGTTCCAGCAACCTACGCTCGATCTCGACATGTCGGTGCGCCGAAACCTGCGCTATTTCGCCGGGCTTCATGGTTTGTCGGGGCGGCAGGCCGCTGCGGCGATCGAAGCGGCGCTGACACAGCTCGGCATGGCCGAGCGGGCCGACGAGCAGGTGCGTGCGCTCAACGGCGGTCACCGGCGGCGCATGGAGATCGCGCGGGCCTTGATCCACAAGCCGCAGATATTGCTGCTCGACGAGCCGACCGTCGGACTGGACGCTGCCTCCCGGCAGGCGATCACCGATCATGTGCATCTGCTTGCCGCGAGCGGCCTTGCGGTCCTCTGGGCGACCCATCTGGTCGACGAGATCCGGCCGGAGGATCAGGTCGTCGTTCTGCATCGCGGCAAGGTGCTGAGCGACGGCACCGCCGCGGAACTTGCGGGCGGGCAGGGGCTCGCCAAGGCGTTCCTGTCGATGACGGCCGAGAACCGGGAGGTTTCGGCATGA
- the rpe gene encoding ribulose-phosphate 3-epimerase translates to MNEKTIIAPSVLSADFSRLGEEVEAVCRAGADWIHLDVMDGHFVPNITFGPPVIKALRDRTDKVFDCHLMIAPPTPYLGAFACAGCDIITVHAEATTHLDRSLQAIRDVGCKAGVSLNPSTPESVIEYVLDRLDLVLLMTVNPGFGGQDFIPAVVDKVRRVKAMIGGRPIHIEIDGGVTPETTPLVAAAGADVLVAGSAVFKGGSEEHYARNIAAIRSASDGAIRKAA, encoded by the coding sequence ATGAATGAGAAGACCATCATAGCGCCTTCGGTTCTGTCGGCCGATTTCTCACGGCTCGGCGAAGAGGTCGAGGCCGTGTGCCGGGCCGGTGCGGACTGGATCCATCTCGACGTGATGGACGGCCATTTCGTGCCCAACATCACCTTCGGTCCCCCGGTCATCAAGGCGCTGCGGGACCGCACGGACAAGGTGTTCGACTGCCATCTGATGATCGCACCGCCCACGCCCTATCTCGGCGCCTTCGCCTGTGCCGGCTGCGACATCATCACCGTGCATGCGGAGGCGACGACGCATCTCGATCGCTCGCTGCAGGCCATCCGCGACGTCGGCTGCAAGGCGGGCGTATCGCTCAATCCCTCCACGCCGGAGAGCGTCATCGAATATGTGCTGGACCGGCTGGACCTCGTCCTCCTGATGACGGTCAATCCGGGCTTCGGCGGTCAGGATTTCATTCCGGCCGTGGTCGACAAGGTGCGGCGGGTGAAGGCGATGATCGGCGGCCGTCCGATCCACATAGAGATCGACGGCGGCGTGACCCCGGAGACCACACCGCTGGTTGCCGCCGCCGGCGCCGATGTGCTGGTTGCCGGCTCGGCGGTATTCAAAGGCGGCAGCGAGGAGCACTACGCCAGGAACATCGCGGCCATCCGCTCCGCCTCCGATGGCGCTATCAGGAAGGCAGCGTGA
- a CDS encoding ribulose bisphosphate carboxylase small subunit, translating to MRITQGCFSFLPDLTDEQITAQVEYCLGKAWAIGVEYTDDPHPRNTYWEMWGNPMFDLKDAKGVMMELEDCRKAHPQDYIRLNAFDSSRGLETVTMSFIVNRPENEPSLRMTRTESNGRSQHYTWETQR from the coding sequence ATGCGTATCACCCAGGGATGCTTCTCGTTCCTGCCGGACCTGACCGATGAGCAGATCACGGCACAGGTGGAATATTGCCTCGGAAAGGCTTGGGCTATCGGCGTCGAATATACCGACGACCCGCACCCCAGAAACACCTATTGGGAAATGTGGGGCAATCCGATGTTCGACCTCAAGGACGCCAAAGGCGTGATGATGGAGCTCGAGGATTGCCGCAAGGCCCACCCGCAGGACTATATCCGTCTCAACGCTTTCGATTCCAGCCGCGGCCTCGAGACGGTGACGATGTCGTTCATCGTCAACCGCCCCGAAAACGAGCCGAGCCTCAGAATGACCCGGACGGAGAGCAACGGCCGCAGCCAGCATTATACGTGGGAAACGCAGCGATAG
- a CDS encoding ABC transporter ATP-binding protein — MIRIDVRRKAFGEEEVLRDIRFEMEIGETVAILGPSGIGKSTLLRLVAGIDTAFDGEITRPENIAMVFQEPVLLPWRSVIENLTLVHPQLGMQAALSALERTGIADRAALFPGQLSLGQQRRLALARAFAGRPELLVLDEPYVSLDPAMAEDMLALTEALIAETAPAVILVTHSEAEARRLARRCLRLAGKPATIIEEFAAAPGRAS; from the coding sequence GTGATCAGGATCGATGTCAGACGAAAGGCATTCGGCGAAGAGGAGGTCCTGCGCGACATCCGCTTCGAGATGGAGATCGGCGAGACGGTCGCCATCCTCGGTCCGTCGGGCATCGGCAAATCGACGCTGCTTCGGCTCGTCGCCGGCATCGACACCGCTTTCGACGGCGAGATCACCCGGCCGGAAAACATTGCCATGGTTTTCCAGGAGCCTGTTCTTCTGCCCTGGAGAAGCGTCATCGAGAACCTGACATTGGTGCATCCGCAGCTCGGGATGCAAGCTGCACTCTCAGCGCTGGAGCGGACCGGCATCGCCGACAGGGCCGCGCTCTTTCCCGGCCAGCTGTCGCTCGGCCAGCAGCGGCGGCTGGCGCTGGCGCGCGCCTTTGCCGGTCGGCCGGAGCTTCTCGTCCTGGACGAGCCCTATGTGTCGCTCGATCCTGCGATGGCCGAGGACATGCTGGCCCTGACCGAGGCGCTGATCGCGGAAACCGCACCTGCCGTCATTCTCGTGACCCATTCGGAAGCCGAGGCGCGGCGGCTTGCCCGGCGCTGCCTCCGCCTTGCCGGGAAACCGGCGACGATTATAGAAGAGTTTGCGGCCGCGCCGGGAAGGGCATCATGA
- a CDS encoding ABC transporter substrate-binding protein produces the protein MPNLSLLLVVFWVTVLVTSPVQAAEVKTAVLRIDRVVGPPISRLDAPPADLGFAGAMLGNEDNRTTGAFTGMDYTVKTQAVAPEEAEAALDGLKAEGIGLIAVIAEGEVLKALSDKSGPDVLLFNAGARDDGLRDADCRANLLHVSPSRSMLSDSIVQFLMWKKWPRILLIHGSHPEDKLLADSYRKSAAKFGAEIVEEREFVDTGGSRRTDTGHVLVQKQIPVFTQEAEEYDVIVAADEAGVFAPYLPYHSWDPRPVAGSAGLRPVSWHPAHEAWGATQFQRRFEKLTGRYMREEDYQAWLAMRVIGEAVTRSGKADPGSVRAYALSKDFELAAFKGQKLTFRTWNGQLRQPVLLTEGRVTVSVSPQDGYLHQHSPLDTLGIDAPETACHAFGG, from the coding sequence ATGCCTAACCTATCGCTTTTGCTTGTCGTTTTCTGGGTGACGGTGTTGGTTACGTCTCCCGTGCAGGCGGCGGAGGTGAAGACGGCTGTGCTGCGGATCGATCGTGTCGTCGGTCCGCCGATCTCGCGGCTCGATGCGCCGCCCGCCGATCTGGGCTTTGCCGGCGCCATGCTTGGCAACGAGGACAACCGGACCACCGGCGCCTTCACCGGCATGGACTACACCGTGAAAACGCAGGCGGTTGCGCCGGAAGAGGCGGAGGCGGCGCTCGATGGGCTGAAGGCGGAAGGCATCGGCCTCATCGCGGTGATCGCAGAAGGCGAGGTACTGAAGGCGCTCTCGGACAAATCCGGACCGGACGTGCTGCTTTTCAATGCGGGCGCTCGCGACGACGGGCTGCGCGATGCCGATTGCCGGGCCAATCTGCTGCACGTCTCGCCGAGCCGTTCGATGCTCAGCGACAGCATCGTTCAGTTTCTCATGTGGAAGAAATGGCCGCGTATCCTGCTGATCCACGGCTCGCATCCCGAAGACAAGCTGCTTGCCGACAGCTACCGCAAATCGGCCGCCAAGTTCGGTGCTGAGATCGTCGAGGAGCGGGAGTTCGTCGACACCGGCGGCAGCCGGCGCACGGATACCGGTCATGTCTTGGTGCAAAAGCAGATTCCGGTCTTCACCCAGGAGGCCGAGGAATATGACGTGATCGTCGCGGCCGACGAGGCTGGCGTTTTCGCGCCCTATCTGCCCTATCACAGCTGGGATCCGAGGCCGGTTGCGGGCTCTGCGGGCCTGCGTCCGGTCTCCTGGCATCCCGCCCACGAGGCCTGGGGTGCGACCCAGTTCCAGCGCCGCTTCGAAAAGCTCACCGGCCGCTACATGCGCGAGGAAGATTACCAGGCATGGCTTGCAATGCGCGTGATCGGAGAGGCGGTGACGCGGTCCGGCAAGGCCGACCCGGGGAGCGTGCGGGCCTACGCCCTTTCCAAGGATTTCGAACTGGCTGCGTTCAAGGGCCAGAAATTGACCTTCCGCACCTGGAACGGGCAGTTGCGGCAGCCGGTCCTTTTGACCGAGGGCCGGGTGACCGTTTCCGTATCGCCGCAGGACGGTTACCTGCACCAGCATTCGCCGCTCGACACGCTGGGCATCGATGCGCCCGAGACAGCCTGTCACGCATTTGGAGGATAA
- a CDS encoding thioredoxin family protein produces the protein MAATPPLCDFGWAAIDATLPGVDGFTRTIFGQAGPKGLVVAFICNHCPYVKAVIGRIVRDAIDLRAHGIGFVAVNSNDAGNYPQDSFENMKRFASQNALPFPYLHDEDQSVAKAYRAVCTPDFFGFNKDMKLQYRGRLDASRKEIGPADLRRDLYEAMVMVALFGKGPAEQQPSIGCTIKWKISAFQV, from the coding sequence ATGGCCGCTACACCACCCCTTTGTGATTTCGGCTGGGCAGCGATCGACGCCACGCTTCCCGGCGTCGATGGCTTCACCCGCACCATATTCGGCCAGGCCGGCCCGAAAGGGCTGGTCGTTGCCTTCATATGCAATCACTGCCCCTATGTGAAAGCGGTCATCGGCCGGATCGTCCGGGACGCCATCGACCTCAGGGCTCACGGGATCGGCTTCGTGGCTGTTAACTCCAACGACGCCGGCAATTACCCGCAGGACTCGTTCGAAAACATGAAGCGCTTCGCTTCGCAAAACGCCCTGCCCTTTCCCTACCTCCACGACGAGGACCAATCCGTCGCCAAAGCCTACCGCGCCGTCTGCACGCCCGACTTCTTCGGCTTCAACAAGGACATGAAGCTGCAATATCGCGGGCGGCTGGACGCATCGCGCAAGGAGATCGGCCCCGCCGATCTGCGACGCGATCTCTACGAGGCCATGGTCATGGTCGCGCTGTTCGGCAAGGGCCCGGCCGAGCAGCAGCCTTCCATAGGGTGTACCATCAAATGGAAGATTTCGGCTTTTCAGGTTTGA
- a CDS encoding ABC transporter permease encodes MNRTLQHPALVRALSLGLLLLLWIAAAGFTDDASVLPQPWTLWAPFVQAVSSGALPYHLGMTLWRVICAFVPAMVIGVAIGFLMGRVAAVDRWLDPWLVVFLNLPALVLIVLCYIWIGLNETAAITAVVLNKIPNVATLLREGARALDPDLDSMAAVYRMRPLARLRHVIMPQLAPFIAAAARSGIAVIWKIVLVVEFLGRSSGIGFQIHFYFQLFNVAMVLVYALSFIGVMLLVEAFFLQPAERRVRRWRTA; translated from the coding sequence TTGAATAGAACGCTGCAACATCCTGCCTTGGTGCGCGCATTGTCGCTGGGGCTGCTGTTGCTCTTGTGGATAGCGGCCGCCGGCTTCACGGATGACGCGTCGGTCCTGCCCCAGCCCTGGACGCTCTGGGCACCCTTCGTGCAAGCGGTCAGTTCCGGCGCCTTGCCCTATCACCTGGGCATGACGCTCTGGCGCGTGATCTGCGCATTCGTGCCGGCCATGGTGATCGGCGTGGCGATCGGCTTTCTGATGGGGCGCGTTGCCGCGGTCGATCGATGGCTCGACCCATGGCTCGTCGTGTTTCTCAATCTGCCGGCACTGGTGCTCATCGTGTTGTGCTACATCTGGATCGGTCTCAACGAGACGGCCGCCATCACCGCCGTCGTGCTCAACAAGATCCCGAATGTCGCAACGCTTCTGCGCGAGGGCGCGCGGGCGCTTGACCCGGATCTCGACTCCATGGCGGCGGTTTACCGCATGCGTCCGCTGGCGCGGCTGCGACACGTGATCATGCCGCAGCTTGCGCCTTTCATTGCCGCTGCCGCCCGATCCGGCATTGCGGTGATATGGAAGATCGTGCTGGTGGTCGAGTTTCTCGGCCGCTCCAGCGGGATAGGGTTCCAGATCCATTTCTATTTCCAGCTTTTCAACGTTGCCATGGTGCTGGTCTATGCGCTTTCCTTCATCGGCGTGATGCTGCTGGTGGAGGCTTTCTTCCTGCAGCCGGCCGAACGCCGGGTGCGGCGCTGGAGGACGGCGTGA
- a CDS encoding transposase translates to MLSHTLLALAPELGQASRREIAALAGLAPYDHDTGVFRGRRSIWGGRSEVRGMLYMAALTACRCNPVLKAFHQRLCDAGKKPKVALIAVARKILTILSAMLRSNQPWNPAHS, encoded by the coding sequence GTGCTCAGCCACACGCTGCTGGCGCTGGCTCCGGAGCTCGGCCAGGCGTCAAGGCGCGAAATCGCCGCGCTTGCCGGTCTGGCGCCCTACGACCACGACACCGGCGTCTTCCGAGGTCGGCGCAGCATCTGGGGCGGCCGTTCCGAGGTGCGTGGCATGCTCTACATGGCGGCCCTGACCGCCTGCCGCTGCAATCCCGTCCTTAAAGCCTTTCATCAACGCCTGTGCGACGCTGGAAAGAAGCCGAAGGTCGCGCTCATCGCCGTCGCTCGCAAGATCCTGACTATCCTCAGCGCCATGCTGCGCAGCAACCAGCCATGGAATCCGGCACACAGCTAA
- a CDS encoding YVTN family beta-propeller repeat protein translates to MLRPALAIVSAVLLSAGSAEANKVFVSNERGNNITVLDSESWEVIATFPAGNRPRGITISPDGKELYVCASDDDTVRVFDPETYRELHTLPSGPDPELFALDPSGNPLYIANEDDNLVTVVDVKTRQVLAEVPVGVEPEGVAVSPDAKTIINTSETTNMAHFIDASTYKIVHNVLVDQRPRYAEFTADGKKLYVSAEIGGTVSVIDVSAAEPKITKKITFEVPGVLPEWLQPVGVKATKDGSRIFVALGPANRVAVIDGATDEVLDYLLVGQRVWQMAFTPGEEFLITTNGNSNDISIIDVKAEKVIRSVQVGEQPWGVVVAPD, encoded by the coding sequence ATGCTCAGACCCGCACTGGCGATTGTGTCCGCCGTTCTGCTGTCTGCCGGTTCGGCCGAGGCCAACAAGGTCTTCGTGAGCAACGAGCGCGGCAACAACATAACCGTGCTCGACAGTGAAAGCTGGGAAGTGATCGCCACGTTTCCGGCCGGAAACAGGCCGCGCGGCATCACCATCAGTCCGGACGGCAAGGAACTCTACGTCTGCGCGTCGGATGACGACACCGTCAGGGTCTTCGATCCCGAGACCTATAGGGAACTGCACACGCTGCCGTCGGGTCCGGATCCGGAACTTTTCGCCCTCGATCCTTCCGGCAATCCGCTCTACATCGCCAATGAGGACGACAATCTCGTGACCGTCGTCGATGTCAAGACGCGTCAGGTACTGGCTGAGGTGCCGGTCGGGGTCGAGCCGGAAGGCGTCGCGGTCAGCCCGGATGCCAAGACGATCATCAATACGTCCGAAACCACCAATATGGCGCATTTCATCGACGCCTCGACCTACAAGATCGTGCACAACGTGCTGGTGGATCAGAGGCCGCGTTATGCGGAGTTCACGGCAGACGGCAAGAAGCTCTACGTCAGCGCCGAGATCGGGGGTACCGTTTCGGTGATCGACGTGTCGGCGGCCGAGCCGAAAATCACCAAGAAGATCACGTTCGAAGTCCCGGGCGTCCTGCCGGAATGGCTGCAGCCGGTCGGCGTCAAGGCCACCAAGGACGGCTCGCGCATCTTTGTGGCGCTTGGACCCGCAAACCGGGTTGCAGTGATCGACGGAGCGACGGACGAAGTGCTCGACTATCTGCTCGTCGGGCAGCGGGTCTGGCAGATGGCATTCACGCCGGGCGAGGAATTCCTGATCACCACCAATGGCAATTCCAATGACATCAGCATAATCGACGTGAAGGCGGAAAAGGTGATCCGCTCGGTTCAGGTGGGCGAGCAGCCCTGGGGCGTCGTAGTCGCGCCGGATTGA
- a CDS encoding ABC transporter substrate-binding protein encodes MKVIRLFMAACLFAFGPAAASADELPQLRAAMLASGTVNWEISTIKTHEFDRKNGFELAVQDYADNGATRVAFEGGEADTMVADWIWVANQRASGKDYVFIPYSRAVGGLMVKDESGIKALPDLAGEKIGIAGGPLDKSWLILRAYAKQQHGMDLAAETEQVFGAPPLIFKSALAGETAGTINFWHFLAKMRAKGMHELVSVSDAAAALKLDPDTPLLGYVLKGEYAATHPEIVKGLYKASRAAKDLLRENDEVWEELRDKMNAADDAEFIALRDGYRAGIPSGKPIDEAAADRFLGLMAELGGEELVGKATSLPSGLFLHLE; translated from the coding sequence ATGAAAGTTATTCGACTGTTCATGGCCGCTTGCCTGTTCGCATTCGGACCGGCTGCGGCCTCGGCCGACGAGTTGCCGCAATTGCGGGCGGCCATGCTGGCATCGGGAACCGTCAACTGGGAAATCTCGACAATCAAGACCCACGAATTCGACCGCAAGAACGGCTTCGAACTGGCCGTGCAGGACTATGCGGACAACGGCGCGACGCGCGTCGCCTTCGAGGGCGGCGAGGCCGACACGATGGTGGCCGACTGGATCTGGGTGGCCAACCAGCGTGCCTCCGGCAAGGATTATGTCTTCATCCCCTATTCGCGCGCGGTCGGCGGCCTGATGGTCAAGGATGAAAGCGGCATCAAGGCGCTGCCGGACCTTGCCGGCGAGAAGATCGGCATTGCCGGAGGTCCGCTCGACAAGAGCTGGCTGATCCTGCGCGCCTATGCCAAGCAGCAGCATGGCATGGATCTCGCAGCCGAAACCGAGCAGGTGTTCGGCGCTCCGCCATTGATCTTCAAGTCGGCGCTTGCCGGCGAGACGGCGGGTACCATCAATTTCTGGCACTTCCTCGCGAAGATGAGGGCCAAGGGCATGCATGAACTGGTCTCCGTCTCGGATGCGGCGGCGGCGCTCAAGCTCGATCCCGATACGCCGCTCCTCGGCTACGTGTTGAAGGGCGAATATGCCGCGACCCATCCGGAAATCGTGAAGGGGCTTTACAAGGCCTCGCGCGCAGCCAAGGATCTGCTGCGCGAGAACGACGAGGTGTGGGAGGAATTGCGGGACAAGATGAATGCGGCCGACGACGCTGAATTCATTGCGCTACGCGATGGCTATCGCGCCGGCATTCCAAGCGGCAAGCCGATCGACGAGGCGGCCGCCGACCGTTTTCTGGGGCTGATGGCGGAACTTGGTGGAGAAGAGCTCGTCGGCAAGGCGACAAGCCTGCCTAGTGGATTGTTCCTGCACCTTGAATAG
- a CDS encoding ABC transporter permease, which produces MKAWLVALCAIVTRENLRFVRQRGRFLAALVRPLVWLIVFAAGFRAALGVSIIPPYQTYITYEVYILPGLCGMIQLFNGMQSSLALVYDQEMGSMRLLLTSPLPRWWLLFSKLLAGVIVSILQVAVFLAIAALTGITVPPLGYVAVLPALLISGLMLGAFGLLISSTVRQLENFAGVMNFVIFPMFFLSSALYPLWKMAESSPLLRDICALNPFTYAVELIRFALYGELNLTALVWVGACFVLFMLAALWGYNPARAMLRSKG; this is translated from the coding sequence ATGAAGGCATGGCTGGTCGCGCTTTGCGCAATCGTCACCCGCGAAAACCTGCGCTTCGTCCGCCAGCGCGGGCGGTTTCTGGCGGCACTCGTCCGCCCGCTCGTCTGGCTGATCGTCTTTGCCGCCGGCTTCCGCGCGGCGCTCGGCGTGTCGATCATCCCGCCCTACCAGACCTATATCACCTATGAGGTCTATATCCTTCCGGGGCTCTGCGGCATGATCCAGCTCTTCAACGGCATGCAATCGTCGCTGGCGCTGGTCTATGACCAGGAGATGGGATCCATGCGCCTCCTGCTGACCTCGCCCCTGCCGCGCTGGTGGCTGCTGTTCTCGAAGCTTCTCGCCGGTGTGATCGTCTCCATCCTGCAGGTGGCGGTGTTCCTGGCCATCGCTGCGCTGACCGGCATCACCGTGCCGCCCCTCGGCTATGTCGCCGTGCTGCCCGCCCTCCTCATCAGCGGATTGATGCTCGGTGCCTTCGGCCTGCTGATATCCTCGACCGTCCGGCAACTCGAGAACTTTGCCGGCGTCATGAACTTCGTGATCTTTCCGATGTTCTTCCTATCCTCGGCACTTTATCCGCTCTGGAAGATGGCCGAAAGTTCGCCGCTGTTGCGCGACATCTGCGCCCTCAATCCGTTTACCTACGCGGTCGAACTGATACGCTTCGCGCTTTACGGCGAACTCAACCTGACGGCGCTCGTCTGGGTCGGCGCGTGCTTCGTCCTGTTCATGCTCGCCGCCCTTTGGGGCTATAATCCGGCCCGCGCCATGCTCCGGTCGAAAGGCTGA
- the cbbX gene encoding CbbX protein, translating into MLMPDAPSNTESLPTSVDLAEEYQASGVAEILDELDRELVGLKPVKQRIRETAALLLVERARRAMGLSHEPPSLHMSFTGNPGTGKTTVALRMANLLHRLGYIRKGHLVSVTRDDLVGQYIGHTAPKTKEILKKAMGGVLFIDEAYYLYRPDNERDYGQEAIEILLQVMENNRDDLVVILAGYADRMDRFFESNPGFRSRIAHHIDFPDYDNGELLSIAESMLSRQGYRFDSKASAVMSDYIARRRRQPHFANARSIRNALDRARLRQANRLFEESAGPVDAEQLSTITARDIAASRVFTTVEPSHTETSP; encoded by the coding sequence ATGCTGATGCCGGATGCTCCATCGAACACCGAAAGCCTGCCGACTTCGGTCGACCTCGCTGAGGAATACCAAGCCTCCGGCGTCGCCGAGATCCTTGACGAACTGGACCGGGAACTCGTGGGCTTGAAACCCGTGAAGCAGCGTATCCGCGAGACGGCGGCGCTGCTTCTCGTCGAGCGGGCGCGCCGTGCAATGGGCCTCAGCCATGAGCCGCCGTCGCTGCATATGAGCTTCACCGGCAATCCCGGCACCGGCAAGACCACGGTGGCGCTGCGGATGGCCAACCTGCTGCACAGGCTCGGCTATATCCGCAAGGGCCATCTGGTCTCGGTGACGCGCGACGACCTGGTCGGCCAATATATCGGCCACACCGCACCCAAGACCAAGGAGATCCTGAAGAAGGCAATGGGGGGCGTGCTTTTCATCGACGAGGCCTATTACCTCTACCGTCCCGACAACGAACGCGATTACGGCCAGGAGGCAATCGAGATCCTGCTGCAGGTGATGGAGAACAATCGCGACGACCTGGTCGTGATCCTCGCCGGCTACGCCGACCGCATGGACCGGTTTTTCGAGAGCAATCCCGGCTTCCGATCCCGGATCGCCCATCACATAGACTTCCCCGACTATGATAACGGGGAGCTTCTATCGATCGCCGAGAGCATGCTCAGCCGGCAGGGGTACCGCTTCGACAGCAAGGCGTCTGCGGTGATGAGCGACTACATCGCGCGCCGCCGTCGGCAGCCGCATTTCGCCAATGCGCGTTCCATCCGAAATGCGCTCGACCGGGCCCGGCTGCGGCAGGCGAACCGCCTTTTCGAGGAAAGCGCCGGACCGGTCGATGCCGAACAGCTGTCGACCATCACTGCTCGTGACATCGCCGCGAGCCGCGTGTTCACCACGGTCGAACCCAGTCATACGGAGACATCGCCATGA
- a CDS encoding DUF3280 domain-containing protein → MRHILTVVVSILVLALSPALARAALDKPLAPGAKVAFLGMTFIDLSTEGAYNGVRADETARLELMENAARDRFVQEGFVILTNESVAAELASTVNPADCNGCDLSMGKRLGADYVLVGEVRKISNLILSVELVLRDVNSGEMLRGLAVDIRSNTDDSWLRGIRYILKNHFFKS, encoded by the coding sequence ATGCGGCACATCCTGACAGTCGTTGTCTCGATCCTTGTTCTGGCCCTGTCGCCGGCGCTCGCTCGTGCTGCGCTGGACAAGCCGCTGGCGCCGGGGGCCAAGGTCGCATTCCTCGGCATGACATTCATCGATCTGTCGACGGAGGGGGCCTATAACGGAGTGCGCGCCGACGAGACCGCGCGGCTCGAGCTCATGGAAAACGCGGCGCGCGACCGCTTCGTTCAGGAAGGCTTCGTCATTCTCACGAACGAGTCAGTGGCAGCCGAACTCGCCAGCACGGTCAATCCGGCCGACTGCAACGGCTGCGACCTGAGTATGGGCAAGCGGCTCGGCGCCGACTATGTGCTGGTCGGCGAAGTGCGTAAGATCTCCAACCTTATCCTGTCGGTGGAGCTCGTACTGCGCGACGTGAACTCCGGCGAGATGCTGCGCGGCCTTGCCGTCGACATCCGCTCGAACACCGACGACAGCTGGCTGCGCGGCATCCGCTACATCCTGAAAAACCACTTCTTCAAATCCTGA